The genomic interval TGCTCTCGGCGTGGGTCTTCTAGTTGCCGGAATTTACTTACCAATTCTTCAGCTATCAACTCAGTAGGAGGGGTAAGTTATTCACATATATGCTATTTTGCATTTAAAATGTATAATAAAAGGGTCGCATAAATGATAAAATTATATTTAAGTCTTTAACTATGTTAACCAAAAATTTAGAAAGATCTTCTGCTGGTTTTACTCTCATCGAGCTCCTAATAGTAGTTGCTATAATGGGATTACTCGCAACGGCTGTGTATGTGGCTATTAATCCAACAGCAAA from Candidatus Spechtbacteria bacterium carries:
- a CDS encoding prepilin-type N-terminal cleavage/methylation domain-containing protein: MLTKNLERSSAGFTLIELLIVVAIMGLLATAVYVAINPTA